The Setaria viridis chromosome 9, Setaria_viridis_v4.0, whole genome shotgun sequence sequence GGAGCGGCGTGAGAGCCGCAGCGGGTGTGAgagggaagaagaggaagaagagaggataaTGATGTGTTGATTTTGCATATTGGATCCTAAAAAAGTGATTCGTTCGCAGATTCGTCCTCGAATGAAATATAGGTCACCAGTTTTAGGTATACCACTGGAGATGAGTTTAAAATTTTTCACAAAACCTTCTCTCCTATACTAAAACAAGTTTTAGGTATCCAAATATATGTAtactgttggagttgctctagcACGTCTTCTGCAGTTCCAACCATGCGTGAGGTGAGAGGGAGACGCACTCGCGTGGGCGCTGCCACCCACGCGTGCTCGTCCACGTGGTGGTGTAGGGAAACCCTACGGGGTGGCGACCTGTGGCTTCTTCCTTCATTCAGAGCTGTGGCTATTTAGCCCAAGTGGCCTACAGTAGCCCAAGGAAGcccatttcttcttccttttcttattATTAAACCACACCTAGCCTACACGTGTGATTGAAATTTGAGCAATGTTTCAGCCTTTCAGGTGATCGCGGAATGCCGCCGGTGAGCAGCAGTGGCGACTCTGCCTCGGGATCTCATGTAGCCGTGTCTAACGCGGCTCCGCAGGCCCACAAGGTATACACAGCGCACAAACTCTAGCATCGTAAGCGCCTTCAGGATTTTAGACTGGTCAACAAACATACATCGATACCCTTGAAGTTAAGTAACTAACCCAGGTTAACTGTACAGCAAATCAGTCCAATGCCAATATACAGGCTACTTCACAAGAGGATTCAACACAAACCAACAACCATGCTCTTCTTCAGGCAAGTAAGCACATGTACAGTGAGGTTTTAGTGAGGTTTCAAACACACAGCAACCCGGAGAAGCTCTAGCAGAAGATACCGATGGCTTACATTCCCACACACACTCTCGCCACAACCTGCTTGACCGCAAGCTGAGTATTATTGCAGCAACCCAAGGCATCACCTGAGAGAATACACAAGCAGGCTTGCCCCACTAGCTCTACAGAAATTCATGGTCTCCACCATCCCCCACCCATTTGGCGCCAATAATTAACAAACCTGATGCGGCAGCCAGGAGAATTTTTCACTCTTTGCCCTTTGTGAAGAACCGACTAAATCCCCGGCTTTGTTTCTCCGCCAATTGTTGGTTAGtgaaagatgaagatgaagaggatctCGATCGATGCTTGGGACGCTTGGAGCTGTTCGGAGAAGGAAAAGGGCTTCCGTCCACGTCAGAAGGGGTCATGTGCGTCTTGAATCCATTGATCGGAGACTCATTTCCTGTCCCTAGCATTTCCTGGTCTGTATCAGGTTGGCCTCCCGGCTTCTGGGAAAACTCTCCTGCCGTTGTTCCTACAGCATCCTGCAGAAAGTCCTCCATACGCTGCCGGTTGGGTGAAGAACCTAAAGACTCGGCTGGAGGACGCATAGCTTGCAGCTGACGGCCGAGAATAAGCATTGTCTCCTGGCACTCTGCCAGCTTctcagctgctgctgctatctCTTTCTCCTGTCATCATTTAAACACAAAAGTTAGATGTCAAAAGTATTCCATATCAAGAAACGTTTAGTAGCCCAGCATAAAAATCTACAGTTTAGAGTAATCTTGAAAAATGTTCAAATGGATTTAACAATGCTTAATGATTTGGAACCTTTATTCACAAATCAGAAGGTGTACTTGCCAGTAGTTTTCATAAAGAAGCTACAAATGAATAGTAGGCAATAGCAATGTGAAAAACTTTGGAAACTAGATGTTTTCAAACTATCGTACCTGCTTTGAATTGGTATCTGGATCCTCATCCACAAACATTGAACTCCTCTCCAACTCATACCTTCATATCATAAAACCAAGTCAGAATAGAAATCAAGCAGATGGTAATTTACAAGCCAAagaatttgatttttcacctttccatcttctcctcgaGATCTTTGTATTTGGCTAAGTCCTCCTGACGACTTTGTCTTTCATCGGTGAGTTCATCTGTCAAAGTATCTATTTTGGACCGCAATACTTGTATCTCATTCTCTAATTCAACTTTTCTTGATTCAAGTGACTTGTAGGATTCAGCCATACACTTCAACTGTGTCTCACTCAAGCCATTTGATTTCTCACTGTCAACCAACTTGGCTGTGAGGTCTTCCAAGCTTTTCTCCATATCACTTAATCTAACATTTGTTTCTTCTATTATTTTGTTGCACTTCGCTAATTCTACCTCCAAATTGATCTTCTCAGATTTAAGTTGTTCATATTCCTCTGGTGAGCATATCTTCAGTGTAGTCTTAGCATCAAATCCAGAATCAGCAGGCCCCTCAAActcaggatcagaagatgaacGAGGCAGTAGTGTACAGAGACCAGAAACATTGTCCTTTACCGGCTCAGGCTGAACCTTGTTTTCAAGTAGAGTCACTTTATCAACACAATCTAAATTATTACTTTCTGCTTCATTGCTGTTGTCTCTCGACATTGCGAACTTAATCTGACCAGTTTCTGACAAGATCGCGGATAGTGCCATGACAAGGTCATTTAGGCCATTATCATTTGACAGAACTTTGTCAACTAATGCAGAGAAGTGTTGTGTTTTCTCACATAGCCCATCATAGTCAGATGATTGGCCTTGAAACTTGGAGAGTTCTTGATCAAGTAACTTGACAaagtcttgaatcttcaatatGGCTCTCTTTAGTTCTTGATCCATGGTGCATTTGCTCCCTGAATTTAAGGTCGCATCCAAGTGATGATTACCATTTGTATTCATTGAATCTGCCTCATCTTCAATATCCTTTAGGATATTTCTAATACTATCAAGCATCTTTCCTGAATTGTTCTCTAGTGATTCAGAATCAAGTAAGGAAGATATTCTTGACTGTAATTTCAAAAGTGAAGATTTCTCAGATAGCTGCTGTTTACTAGATGGAGTCTCTGACATTGGTGAAGCTGACTGCAAATCTTTAACACCGTCTCTTTCAGTAACACTGGACAAAGTAGCCCCAACTTCATCTATCTTCATTTTGTCAATAGTACTGCCATTGCCATTAGCCTCAGAAGTCAAACACGCTAATCTCTCCATCTCTAAGAAGTCATCCATGAGTTCCAACCTATTGGAGCCTTCTGTCGCACTGCTCTTGGCTGCTTTCTCTTTCTTGAAGTGAGAGAGCTCAGATACTAGAGCATTGGCCCAAGATTCCGTGCAACTTCCTTCATCATCAACACCATCTTCAGACATTGAAGTCATGCTAGGTGGGTTGCTTCCATTTTGGCTCAGTGCACCATCAAAGTGAATATCCATGTTTGGAGTTGATGGACTCTTATGTTGGTTTCCAGTCAACATTTGAACCTCCAAGCTTCGGAGCTTGCCTGCTGTTTTAGCATACATGCTTCTTGATGCCTGCAGCTCACTGTTTCGCTTTGTCAGTGCCTCTTTTAGCATCTTGGTTTCTTCTTCCATTGTTAATAGACGAGCAGTTAGAAACTCATTCTCTCTCTGCATGTGCTGTAAGTTCTCTATGGCATAATCAGGAACAGGAGACATAGGAGACATGGGACGATGGAAACCAGAATTCTTTGTAGGGGATCGTCGTACTCTGTGGTCTCCATACTCTCTGCCCAAGCTCTCCACCTCCATTTTCATTTGAGCTAGTGCAGCTGGACCAGGTAACTTCTTCCGAACAAGGCCACGCAATCTTTGGCATTCAGCTTCAAGTTTTGATATTTTCTTGACATCTTCCTGGTGCTGTTTAGTTGCTACATCAGCTGAGCGCACACTCATGTTCTTTTCTTCATTGCGGATTTCAAGCTCTTTGGAGACAACATGCAGTTCATATTTTAGGGAATTTATCTCCCTTTCCCCTGACTGGATTGTGCTTTTCAAGACTTCAATCTCAGCTTCTGCTTGAGCTTTTTCTTCATCAATTTTCATCAACAATTCTGCCCGTTCTTGGAGTGATCTTGTGAGTGCATCATTCTCAGCGCCAGCCCTTATGAATTCCTGTTCAAATTCAAGTAATTTTGCTTCGAACTCGGCCTTTATCTTCTCCCACTGCTTGGTTTTTGCAAAGACTACATCGTGTAGCTTCTGCTCACCTTCTTCCTTAACAGTTCTTACTTGCTTCATGCATTCTTTCAAAGCACCATCCAGATGGGCAGCTCTTTCTTCAGCTGCTAGCTTAGACAATGTAACAGTTTCTAGCTGAAGCTTCAGTGCCGAGGCCTCTGCTTCAGCTTTCTCCCAACCTAGCACAGCAAAACATAAATTGTGTCACCAATTCGTTTAGTATAGTGATATCATAAACTAGGATATATCTTGTAGAAAAACAAAAGTGTTATGCAGAGAAAAAAATGTATAGAGAAGCCAACCTACTTTCATGAGTCATAACCCAATAACAGACCAACTACTATAGCTACTATCTtctatcaaaacaagaaaacgATTTATACAAATATGTTTCAGAAGGAAAAGTAAAGTTCATCTTATGCGCACCTGATACAGCTTCTTCGGCAACTTTTGCATGCTGTTTCACTAGGGCATCTTTGGTTGTGATCTCAGATTGTGCTCCAGAGAGTTGTTCATTCAAGACCTTCACATTTTCTTCTAAACCTTTTACGTTTTCCTCTGACTCAGTAAGATGTGCATATGTTTCAGGTGAAATTTGCACAAATTTTGGAGCCTTATCTTCCTGCAAAGAAGGAAATTTTATTTCAGCAGAAATATACTTTAAATATGAGTTAAAACTTAAAAATCAGGTTTATATACTAATGTACAAATTTACTGCCCAACCAGCTTTTGAGgttcaaaataaaacaaaatgagCAACTAGTGCTGACCATTGCTTTGTTAAACGGTATGTGACCCTATTGCTATAGGGTGAAAAAATTAACTAAAGAGACATGGCTGCATGGATCAGTAACCAAGGATGGTGACATCAGTTAACTCAGAACAGTCCCTATGGTATTGGACCTATCAAATCTATCTTCTGGCAGCATCAAGCAGAAAAAAGGAAAGGTTAATATTATCTTAAAACAATGCTACTTAGAACAATTTATAAAACAATACTACACAAGAAAGCTCGGCAAACCTGTTCTTGATTGGAATTCTGCAACGCATCTGCATTTGATGATTTATCAGATGATTTCTTCTTCCAAGGCCAGCTGCGGCGATCCATTGGTTGCAGAGTATCTAATAAGATATGGTGAATATCTATGATCAGCAACAAATGTGATAGATTTGCCTTTCTATATTTTCTACGTAAATAGAGCATGCATGCCTCCAGGTAGGAAAGAAGCTCAAAACTAACTGAATTTAAATTATTTCGTAACTAACTTTGGCAACAATATAAAGCAAATAAAAGACCGAGATTTCATGAGAACAAAGCACAGTTCTAGAAAATGAACTAGCATAGTACCACATGGTTTAGTTGAGACATGCATACTAGTTTCCACAAACAGTTaattcaaccaaaaaaaaaaactatcttcAAAGCAAGAGCACAAGGTACAGTCAGTATAGAATTAACCTGAGATCAGGTAACCAAATTTAAGAAAATAACTTGCAGAATACACACATTGAAGCCATATACACTTTTGGAGACTGGAAACATCAGAAGTATGTGAGCCTAAACTATACAACTATAACGACTATGAAGAATTTAGACAGGAAACCAATGTATGGCTACAGCCGTTTGACAAATGAGCTACTCCATACAACTTCCATAATTAGCGCCGCCAGCAAGAACCCCAATTTGCATATCATAGATAAGAAACTAGTGAAACACCGTTTATTGGGCAAGTGTTACCCACACTTAAGTTCACAATCATTCCACCATATATGGCTATAAAATAATACCAATAATACAATCAACAACTCCAATCAGTCAACAGTGTGGCCGTGTAGGGTTCATAAATCCGAACGTACCTCACCAGCTCAAGTATCTTAACATTCCACTGGCAGGCCGCGTACACATCCAATTATCAAAAAGCAGAAGCTTCTGCCACAGTGGAGGCACAGCTATATAGGACAGGGCACGGTCAAGGTCAGGCAGGCCAAAAGAATCGAATCCCTGCAGGAAACCAATCCTTCAAGCAAGATCGCCCGGTACCATCAGCACGCGTCGTTGCGGGCGGCCCCCACGCGAGGCCAAGTTGCAAGCACAGCACAGTGCACCCGATCCGATCACCGTCATGCCAGAACTAGGCCAGGGCATTGACGCGGGCAAGTAAGCTTATTCTCCTACTCTCAGTCACGTGTGCGCACCTAACTCAGCTCAATTGACGCGGTATCTTCTCCGCATGGACCATCATCGCGCGTTGGGTTGCAGCTACAAAGCGCACAGGCTGTAGAGCTTAGCGCGAACGGCAACGGCAGGCAGGCCCGCCCGGCAAGAACCGCAGTTAAGACGGGCACCAAAGACGCCCGCGGAAGTAATTGCCGGCGTGGGGGCAGCACATGTTTATCCGGCCGAGATGACCTGACCAGACGCCTACTGCTCCCCCGGGCACAGGTGACGAATCAAAAATCAATGGTTACACTGCTGCAGGTTCCAGTTCT is a genomic window containing:
- the LOC117837132 gene encoding filament-like plant protein 4; protein product: MDRRSWPWKKKSSDKSSNADALQNSNQEQEDKAPKFVQISPETYAHLTESEENVKGLEENVKVLNEQLSGAQSEITTKDALVKQHAKVAEEAVSGWEKAEAEASALKLQLETVTLSKLAAEERAAHLDGALKECMKQVRTVKEEGEQKLHDVVFAKTKQWEKIKAEFEAKLLEFEQEFIRAGAENDALTRSLQERAELLMKIDEEKAQAEAEIEVLKSTIQSGEREINSLKYELHVVSKELEIRNEEKNMSVRSADVATKQHQEDVKKISKLEAECQRLRGLVRKKLPGPAALAQMKMEVESLGREYGDHRVRRSPTKNSGFHRPMSPMSPVPDYAIENLQHMQRENEFLTARLLTMEEETKMLKEALTKRNSELQASRSMYAKTAGKLRSLEVQMLTGNQHKSPSTPNMDIHFDGALSQNGSNPPSMTSMSEDGVDDEGSCTESWANALVSELSHFKKEKAAKSSATEGSNRLELMDDFLEMERLACLTSEANGNGSTIDKMKIDEVGATLSSVTERDGVKDLQSASPMSETPSSKQQLSEKSSLLKLQSRISSLLDSESLENNSGKMLDSIRNILKDIEDEADSMNTNGNHHLDATLNSGSKCTMDQELKRAILKIQDFVKLLDQELSKFQGQSSDYDGLCEKTQHFSALVDKVLSNDNGLNDLVMALSAILSETGQIKFAMSRDNSNEAESNNLDCVDKVTLLENKVQPEPVKDNVSGLCTLLPRSSSDPEFEGPADSGFDAKTTLKICSPEEYEQLKSEKINLEVELAKCNKIIEETNVRLSDMEKSLEDLTAKLVDSEKSNGLSETQLKCMAESYKSLESRKVELENEIQVLRSKIDTLTDELTDERQSRQEDLAKYKDLEEKMERYELERSSMFVDEDPDTNSKQEKEIAAAAEKLAECQETMLILGRQLQAMRPPAESLGSSPNRQRMEDFLQDAVGTTAGEFSQKPGGQPDTDQEMLGTGNESPINGFKTHMTPSDVDGSPFPSPNSSKRPKHRSRSSSSSSFTNQQLAEKQSRGFSRFFTKGKE